The Pyrus communis chromosome 8, drPyrComm1.1, whole genome shotgun sequence region CATGGTATATTCTTGGTCAACAAATTACTAAAATAATACAATTTGTTTAAAAATCATGAGAGTAACAACACACACATCCagggagagagatagagacagAGTGTGCAATGCAATGCTCGCATGTCAAAGTTTGGCCTTATGAGTGGTCTTCGCTAACAATCTAACAGCATAGTGTGCCATACTGTCTAGCAAGAGAGATATACTTCACATATACGACAAGAACAAAAGGCTAGGCTACTAGAAGAATGATTTCGACAAATTCTTTTGACAATATATCATATGCAGGATTGTATGCCTATGCTTATTCTCAGTTCTCTACCTAGTCACTTCGATCCCATATAAAATTAACACAAAGATAATTTGACTATAAAAAGTAGTCATAGTTCATTTCCAACCTTTCATGGAATATTTGTGCCACAAATGCCAGATTTAAGTTTGAAGAACCCTCAATAATGTCTTTCGGAGTTAAATATCTTTTGCAGTTCATTCTCTCGGCATGATCAAGAACCAACTTTGCCCTTTCATTGGGCTTGGCATCCAATGTGGCGGGATTGCAGTGTTCTGGAGCAAGAACATTAAGTAGGTAAGCATAAGCTTCTCCATCCTGTGCTTGGATTAcaaattatgaaaaaataatCAGTTGGTTTATAGGTCTATTCAATTGATGAGAAATCAATAATGAAACAGTGGTAGTGATTACAGAACTGCAAGTTCTGATTGAATGAAAGAGATAAGTGAGGAAGGGGGATATCATTTGCGAATAATTATACTGGAAAGAGTCTCGTTAACAGTACTAGTCCTTGGCACTCTATTCTATAACAGGAAAAATGTTCTGTGTTATATTACCTGTTTTATAAATCAATCTGATCATTTCTTTTCAAGTTAATTTGCTTTGGAAAGAGAATGGGATCACATTAAGCATTCTAAATTCCCTACCGCCTACCcgcaaaaagagagaaaaagaatacAAGAGGAGTGATAATGACACTGCTACTGTGCTACATGCTGCTAAATATACAAGAGGGATGATAAATACCTTCACGTCAGAAGAAAAGTTTGAAACAGGTTTCTTGTAGCCGGCTTTCTGGAGGTggaaattcatccatttcaaCAATACCTTCTCGGGGGGTAAACTCAAAAGCTCTTCAACATCCTGTGACATAATAATACAAGAAAGAGAAAGTCCTTAACAAATTCTTCTTTTCCAAAAACTCATTAACTGCAAGGTTTTGGAAATCaagaatacaagaaaaaaaattccaaactgTATTACCCTGCTGTCATCCACCAATTCTACAAGCTGAGGCGTCTTCTTAAGGTTGAGATCTGCCAACAGTTGGATCTGAAGTTTCCATATTGGTTTCAAGCAAGGCAAAAGGGGAAAGAGTCAACTAAATGAATCATCAAGACTGCAACTAACTTAATTTTTTCGTGGTTATGCTAGATTTAGtgtcaaaacaaactttagctACCTACCTTTATAATTTGCGAAATCAACCCCAGTAGCAGATGAGGCTGCAAATAAATAACCAAAACATAAATTCTTGTATCCCAAAAATATACACCGAACTAATTtcagaatcaaaattttaaacgtACTCTTCCTTCAACCAGGTCCTGCGTGCCAATGTTAACCACTGTGCAGCCAATGGCCTTGGCAGAGTTGAGGCAAAGAGTATGGTTCTCATTCCTCTCCCACGGGTTGATAACCCTTTTGGTGTTAATTGCTCGTTCATCTATTGTCCCAGGCACAGCAACATTTATAAGCTTGCTGCATTTGATCAATTACACGAACTTcataaatgaatttaaaaaacaGCTTTAGCAAACGTAACTGCATAGGCATTGATAAACCAAAGCCTGATTAAATACCAGAGGAGAACTCCATCTTTTGCAAGATGGAATAGGTCATTTGTAGCTGGGTCTAATGGGAGAAACTGCTTTAGAAACGGGTCATCCCCGAGATAGCTGTTTATGTGAGCCACGTAAGATGCTTTCTCTGATTCACTGATTGTATGAAGGAGGGTGGTTGTGGTGGCCTTCAAGAATGATGAAGAGTTCTTTGAACCACCCGATTTTGCTGTTGTTTGCCCTTGCAAACTTAGGTATGCCTGTGCAGTTTGtgcaataaattaatatttgaaaTCCTATAAACTCCCTTGTAAATGTATGCAAATTACAATTTACATGCAACGTCATATACACCTAACTAAAcaacaaggaaaataaaaaacttaaacaaacatTTCTTCTGATTTGGGACTTCTTTCAATTAAAAAGGGTGGTATAGTACTATGACACTACAAACTACCACACACTTATTTGAATCTAGACAGGGCAACATACATATGCAGCCTGTAATGCAGAACCCAAGTGGACGCTGCCCTAAATCAAAGGGTGTTTTAGTCTTTAATTCTCTGGGGTTTTAGTATTCTGATTTCCGTTTACATATGTAAATGTATGTGAGCgtgcgtgcgtgtgtgtgtgtgtgtgtgtgtgtgagagagagagagagagagagagagagataggaaaAAGTAAACAAAGAAACAATATGAATCACCTTAAGGAAGGATTCAAAATCAATCTCGTCACTGAAGTCAGAATCCAACGCACTTAAGATACCTCTAATCTCCTCCTCAGAATACATTTCCCTAAATGCCTTTAATTTAACCATTAGAGGTGGCAAATCTCCAGCCATAACTTTACCATTCTGATTCTTCACTGAATTAAACTGAAAAGCACAGAAAGTTTGCAATTAACTCAAAGCCGcatattaaagaaaaactatCCATAATAACATCCACAAATATCAAACGATACCAAAATTCAGATAAACCTCCTATACTTTAAACATCAACTGGCTAGGgaacaaaatatacatactttGGATTCCAGACTGCGAAGCTCAACCTGCGTGAACTGGCTTTGAAGCGATTGATCTGTAATGTGAACACCCACATAACTAGACATCTCCACCAATTACCAAGTGGAGAAGAAACTGATTTCCCAGTTTTTGAAGTCTTCGTCAGATTCCACCGATGGAGAAAAATCTAGCATAAATATATCAAGCAACAATTCAGCAGTCAACACCCAATTCCGGAATCAGAATCACATCAAATCCATTTAACGTATACCTAATCAATAAACACAAAGCACCGAAGCAGCCTAGTGATTCTGCTCTATAAAATCACCAACCTCTCCCACTCTCTCCCTAATGATTATACTATTAAGGCATAAATTTATTTACTACATCAAAGGAATACAGATACAATATCATCACCGATATCCTTGTCAAGATATCGGACATCAAGTGCACAACACTACAGCAAACACATAAACTCGAAAGGTTCCTACAAATGCAAACAAAACGAAATTCAAACagtgaaaacaagaaaagaattgAACAAAGATTGGCTCTATGGCATATAATTCAATGCGAACCAGAAATCCGAATCAGATATATAGATTATATGCATATGAAGCATCAAATCTAATAGAACAGTAAGAAAAACACGTTAAAACATCCAGTCGAGTACAATTCTGCGCCTGCTCGTCCTCTGTTACGGTAATCATGAAAAAAGCACTTTTTCATGAACAAAGTTAGCAAACCAATCAAAACCCAATAAAGAAAACGTGAAGCCTACGGCAACCCGGAATTCCATACCTCCACAAAATCAAGACCATGCAATGAAATTAACGCCCAAATGGATTAATTACTTGCCCTCAGAATTTCGGTGCCGAAGAACCATCCAACACGTATAATGCAGAAAACAGAGAGATgggttctagagagagaaacgggATCGATTTTTCTTCGTGGGAGAgcaaagtgagagagagagagagagagagagagagagagagagagagagagagagaggtgattCTTGTATGAGGAAGGAACCGCTTGTAGTCCATACGAAGACAGCCGAGAGCTTATTGTCTCAGAGAGACCCGAATCAAGCAGGGGTGAGGGTACGCGCGCGTGTATGTTATCGTTTCGTGTACTCGCTCATTCTGTTTTACAACGCATTGGGTGGGCGTACACCTGTTTGGTTTCTTCTTAAACCACTTTTGGTGACTTTTTGGACTCACTCTCAATTTTTTGTCATCACAAAAATTTGATGACACATACCAAAGCATATTGCCATTTTTGAAGATCAGGTTGGGGGCGGGATCCTAGGCACGTTAATATATAACATTTTGAGTTAACATTAACATTTTCAGCCCTCGTTGTATATCAAGATAGTGTAATTTCTGCTATATTCCTGGTCAATCATTGCAAATTTctcaattagaaaaaaaaacatatatgttAATGTGAGATTTGGCTACAATGCTTACATGTATTCAATAGAAACATCTCAACGATCAGATGAAGACCAtattaaatatatgtaaatattgtaATCAGTTACATTAATGTGTGTTGGACGACTAAAATCTATTGACAATATAAGATATAACAAATCAATTTATAGGTCAACGGCCACACATCCAGATAAGACCTTTAAATTAACGTCAGAAtaagaaaattttgatattGACAAAATTTCACATAAAGGACTTAAAGTGAGAGACAAATGTTAGGTCATTTTATTGTTACTTGGGGAAAAAGAATAAATGGTTAGAGGGTTGGGGAAGGCAGAAAGTTACATCAAACGTAGATCTAGATGGTATAATTAAAGTTTACATAGTATAATTGTATTGACTGGCATTTTTCATTACTTATTATACAATATAAAATGATGGTGCCATGGTTTACATTGCATGTCAACTTCGTACAGAAGATTTGGTTTGTCCCACCCTGAGCTCCTTTGAAGTAAGTTATAATCCAAtgacaaaagaaacaaatatgTATAAAAATATGGACCAGAAAGAGTGGTCTTTGGTGATTAAAATAGTAAGCTAGTATAGCAAGTACGTGCTTTCTACAACTATTCTTGCTTTCAAGAGATTAGTTGAcatcaatattgtttttttctttggttagTAAAGAAATGGGGAATACAAGCCAGAGCTAACTCACAACATCAGAGAAAATAAAGTGAGATCGAAAAATCTCAGAAATAATATCTATAATCGATGTGAAGCCTAAAATAATTCCAAAATTTCTAGAGGGCGACGTGTAGACTTTCGCTTGagaaagacaagattaccctcATTGAATGTGCAGGCTTCTCAAATGCTCTTACGTGCAACTTAGCTCTCCTAAAGGTCCAAACAGTTGAATACGACTGCTCACAGCTTACCTGCTTATGGCAAGTAAACTCTAaggcattaaagataaggattaattaccaaatcctatctttaatacattcccaattgaagattgactcaaCTCAAGTAGTAATCCATATTTTAATCAATTAGATACTTccaccattatctcaagatattatttcctatttaatatttGGAGAATATTATTTCCATAcaccttggccaataggatgccgtCATatgtagggtaaaaccctaacctCTCTACTAtatatttctcaatttctacCAAATTTCTGTATGTTTTTGCTACCcctaaaagccctaaacacattattttcaaagaaactaacttaggcattggAGTATCCATTGGCTAACCTCCCCACCTCGTGGGCGCGTGaagcttaggtctttgatcgtGTGATTGTTTTGCATCAACAAGCGCTTATTCAATCCAATCAGGAGATTTATCAATCACATAAACGCCAATATCAATTTAAAACTTAAGTTTGCTAATATTAACACTGTTTTAATATCTCTTCAGACACTGacattttcaacaattttttttttcttcttgttagaAATTTTGCAATAGCCTTATACAAGAGACGAACTTACTTACTTGCAACACAATATGTATTGGTAAGGACGAGATTAACCATATTATTcaattcggttttttttttttttcccaagtgGAGCATGGTACCACTCCCGCACTTAAGCTCATTTCATGTCAGTTATTcttcacacacacaaacacgCCGTAAGCTCATTTGCTAAAGCAACTTTTACCAATTATAAACTGTTTGGTTTGGAAATAACCCAATCAAAGTTGATCAATTCAGCGACACTCAATTGGCTAAGTTTGAACTAAATTTTTCTTTAGATGAAGGATCAAATTGGCTCATCAATCTTTCAAACTCAATAAAGTCCGATCTCGATTCTCCTTTTCCCACTCTTGAttgtaaaaatgaaaaagaactCAGATAAAATTACAGTTTGCCCCCTCAATTTTCatctaaattcaaattcatacaattttttttttaattttttcaatatcaTACAAGCTCACTATTCCGTACCAACGTCGTGCAACTGTCTCGTTTCTGTTAGTTCCTTTGTTTACTACTTATGTGGCCATTTTAAAGTCCCTCCCCATAGACTTCTTCCTCTCTTACTTCATCTTCATGCTTGCAacctgatctctctctctctctctctctctctctctctcttagctGAAAAAATTGAAGCAACAATCATAAACACGATCTAAATGACTATATGAAGTGGGAATCGAGAAATTTGCATTTCCAGTTTTTGttctttcattatttttttcttaatttattccaaaaaaataaaaatttggttcttcataattaaaaaaataaaaattagagagAATTAGAGCGAGATGGGAAGGAGACAAAGGCAAAGAGGAATATATGAGAGAGGGCCTCCCCTATAACCTTTGGTTCTTCACCACTATCATTTTCCAGTGTTCGACTGTCTATTCTAAGTGAACTCCACTATCAAAATGATGAGCTcacaatttactaaaatgcaGATAATCAATTTTCGATCTTTAATTCTAGCAAAAAACAAATACAGTGGCAATCCAAAGGCGATGTTAGTGGCGTGTGGTATAGTGTGGTGGTGGTGTTAGGATGTATGCCCTGGTTCTGGCTGTGCTACACCTACTAGCCCAATATGCACCACCCCCACTTCATCCACATCCCTATCATCATCGTCATCTCCATCTGCGTCTTGATCATTATGAATGTTACGATGAATTTGATTGGGAAGTACAGTGGCAAAAAGAAGATTCATTGGCTCGTTATCTAGTTCGAATTGGTGAAATGATAGAATCTGTAAAAATTATTCAACAGGTCTTGGAAGGAATTCCTGGGGGACCCTTCCCCATTGGTTTTTTCTTTGCCTTTGCCTCACAAACTCCCAGTCGAATTCAATTATGGAAGCCATGCAtcatcttgttttattttaacaTTAAACTCTGGGTGCACTTAGCCTCTTAAACTAATTGCATGAAAACATAGAGAATTTAGTGCCTAAGATTTTTGCAGGTTGGAGGAACA contains the following coding sequences:
- the LOC137742329 gene encoding fimbrin-1-like — its product is MSSYVGVHITDQSLQSQFTQVELRSLESKFNSVKNQNGKVMAGDLPPLMVKLKAFREMYSEEEIRGILSALDSDFSDEIDFESFLKAYLSLQGQTTAKSGGSKNSSSFLKATTTTLLHTISESEKASYVAHINSYLGDDPFLKQFLPLDPATNDLFHLAKDGVLLCKLINVAVPGTIDERAINTKRVINPWERNENHTLCLNSAKAIGCTVVNIGTQDLVEGRPHLLLGLISQIIKIQLLADLNLKKTPQLVELVDDSRDVEELLSLPPEKVLLKWMNFHLQKAGYKKPVSNFSSDVKDGEAYAYLLNVLAPEHCNPATLDAKPNERAKLVLDHAERMNCKRYLTPKDIIEGSSNLNLAFVAQIFHERNGLSTDSKKISFAEMMTDDVQTSREERCFRLWINSLGIVSYVNNVFEDVRNGWILLEVLDKVSPGSVNWKQASKPPIKMPFRKVENCNQIVRIGKQLKFSLVNVAGNDIVQGNKKLILAFLWQLMRFNMLQLLRNLRSHSQGKEMTDADILKWANIKVRSTGRTSQMESFKDKSLSNGIFFLELLSAVEPRVVNWNLVTKGESADEKKLNATYIVSVARKLGCSIFLLPEDIMEVNQKMLLTLTASIMFWSLQQPVDDTERLLSPVDASPATSISGEDESSSSLGGEISNLSIDDTASDTTVSSQVENDGRNAPLGGGIGVEGEGGCIAVK